A stretch of Rhinopithecus roxellana isolate Shanxi Qingling chromosome 12, ASM756505v1, whole genome shotgun sequence DNA encodes these proteins:
- the ZNF691 gene encoding zinc finger protein 691 isoform X1, producing MSLCSPAHSAEMSLFLQGLEEMLSLSSEGSEMGSEKEQSPEPHLPEEGEGGKPWRVDDSEGSWSPPGEKEHGQESLLDELQETHPKKPWQKVTVPAREPGDPIAHPRHEADEKPFICAQCGKTFNNTSNLRTHQRIHTGEKPYKCSECGKSFSRSSNRIRHERIHLEEKHYKCPKCQESFRRRSDLTTHQQDHLGKRPYRCDICGKSFSQSATLAVHHRTHLEPAPYICCECGKSFSNSSSFGVHHRTHTGERPYECTECGRTFSDISNFGAHQRTHRGEKPYRCTVCGKHFSRSSNLIRHQKTHLGEQAGKDSS from the exons ATGTCACTCTGTTCACCAGCCCACTCTGCTGAAATGTCGTTATTTCTTCAAGGCCTGGAGGAAATGCTATCACTCTCATCAGAG GGTTCAGAGATGGGCAGTGAGAAGGAGCAGAGTCCAGAACCACACCTGcctgaggaaggggaagggggtaAGCCTTGGAGAGTGGATGACTCAGAGGGTTCTTGGAGCCCACCTGGGGAGAAGGAGCATGGGCAAGAGAGCCTGTTGGATGAACTGCAAGAAACTCATCCAAAAAAACCGTGGCAGAAAGTCACTGTCCCGGCTCGAGAGCCAGGGGATCCCATTGCTCATCCAAGGCATGAGGCAGATGAGAAGCCCTTTATATGTGCCCAGTGTGGCAAAACCTTCAATAATACCTCCAACCTGAGAACACACCAGCGGATCCACACTGGTGAGAAGCCTTACAAGTGTTCTGAATGTGGCAAGAGCTTCTCGAGAAGCTCCAACCGCATCCGGCACGAGCGGATCCACCTGGAAGAGAAACACTACAAATGCCCCAAGTGTCAGGAGAGCTTTCGGCGGCGCTCAGACCTCACCACACACCAGCAAGATCACCTAGGCAAGCGGCCATACCGCTGTGACATCTGTGGCAAGAGCTTCAGCCAGAGCGCCACACTAGCTGTGCATCACCGGACCCACCTGGAGCCAGCGCCCTACATCTGCTGTGAGTGTGGGAAGAGCTTCAGCAACAGCTCCAGCTTTGGCGTGCATCACCGCACCCACACAGGTGAGAGACCTTATGAGTGCACTGAGTGTGGGCGGACCTTCAGCGATATCTCTAACTTTGGAGCTCACCAGAGGACCCACAGAGGAGAGAAGCCTTACCGGTGCACTGTGTGTGGGAAACACTTCTCCCGGAGCTCGAATCTCATCCGCCACCAGAAAACTCACTTGGGCGAGCAGGCTGGGAAAGATTCCAGCTGA
- the ZNF691 gene encoding zinc finger protein 691 isoform X2: MSLFLQGLEEMLSLSSEGSEMGSEKEQSPEPHLPEEGEGGKPWRVDDSEGSWSPPGEKEHGQESLLDELQETHPKKPWQKVTVPAREPGDPIAHPRHEADEKPFICAQCGKTFNNTSNLRTHQRIHTGEKPYKCSECGKSFSRSSNRIRHERIHLEEKHYKCPKCQESFRRRSDLTTHQQDHLGKRPYRCDICGKSFSQSATLAVHHRTHLEPAPYICCECGKSFSNSSSFGVHHRTHTGERPYECTECGRTFSDISNFGAHQRTHRGEKPYRCTVCGKHFSRSSNLIRHQKTHLGEQAGKDSS; this comes from the exons ATGTCGTTATTTCTTCAAGGCCTGGAGGAAATGCTATCACTCTCATCAGAG GGTTCAGAGATGGGCAGTGAGAAGGAGCAGAGTCCAGAACCACACCTGcctgaggaaggggaagggggtaAGCCTTGGAGAGTGGATGACTCAGAGGGTTCTTGGAGCCCACCTGGGGAGAAGGAGCATGGGCAAGAGAGCCTGTTGGATGAACTGCAAGAAACTCATCCAAAAAAACCGTGGCAGAAAGTCACTGTCCCGGCTCGAGAGCCAGGGGATCCCATTGCTCATCCAAGGCATGAGGCAGATGAGAAGCCCTTTATATGTGCCCAGTGTGGCAAAACCTTCAATAATACCTCCAACCTGAGAACACACCAGCGGATCCACACTGGTGAGAAGCCTTACAAGTGTTCTGAATGTGGCAAGAGCTTCTCGAGAAGCTCCAACCGCATCCGGCACGAGCGGATCCACCTGGAAGAGAAACACTACAAATGCCCCAAGTGTCAGGAGAGCTTTCGGCGGCGCTCAGACCTCACCACACACCAGCAAGATCACCTAGGCAAGCGGCCATACCGCTGTGACATCTGTGGCAAGAGCTTCAGCCAGAGCGCCACACTAGCTGTGCATCACCGGACCCACCTGGAGCCAGCGCCCTACATCTGCTGTGAGTGTGGGAAGAGCTTCAGCAACAGCTCCAGCTTTGGCGTGCATCACCGCACCCACACAGGTGAGAGACCTTATGAGTGCACTGAGTGTGGGCGGACCTTCAGCGATATCTCTAACTTTGGAGCTCACCAGAGGACCCACAGAGGAGAGAAGCCTTACCGGTGCACTGTGTGTGGGAAACACTTCTCCCGGAGCTCGAATCTCATCCGCCACCAGAAAACTCACTTGGGCGAGCAGGCTGGGAAAGATTCCAGCTGA
- the ZNF691 gene encoding zinc finger protein 691 isoform X3: protein MGSEKEQSPEPHLPEEGEGGKPWRVDDSEGSWSPPGEKEHGQESLLDELQETHPKKPWQKVTVPAREPGDPIAHPRHEADEKPFICAQCGKTFNNTSNLRTHQRIHTGEKPYKCSECGKSFSRSSNRIRHERIHLEEKHYKCPKCQESFRRRSDLTTHQQDHLGKRPYRCDICGKSFSQSATLAVHHRTHLEPAPYICCECGKSFSNSSSFGVHHRTHTGERPYECTECGRTFSDISNFGAHQRTHRGEKPYRCTVCGKHFSRSSNLIRHQKTHLGEQAGKDSS, encoded by the coding sequence ATGGGCAGTGAGAAGGAGCAGAGTCCAGAACCACACCTGcctgaggaaggggaagggggtaAGCCTTGGAGAGTGGATGACTCAGAGGGTTCTTGGAGCCCACCTGGGGAGAAGGAGCATGGGCAAGAGAGCCTGTTGGATGAACTGCAAGAAACTCATCCAAAAAAACCGTGGCAGAAAGTCACTGTCCCGGCTCGAGAGCCAGGGGATCCCATTGCTCATCCAAGGCATGAGGCAGATGAGAAGCCCTTTATATGTGCCCAGTGTGGCAAAACCTTCAATAATACCTCCAACCTGAGAACACACCAGCGGATCCACACTGGTGAGAAGCCTTACAAGTGTTCTGAATGTGGCAAGAGCTTCTCGAGAAGCTCCAACCGCATCCGGCACGAGCGGATCCACCTGGAAGAGAAACACTACAAATGCCCCAAGTGTCAGGAGAGCTTTCGGCGGCGCTCAGACCTCACCACACACCAGCAAGATCACCTAGGCAAGCGGCCATACCGCTGTGACATCTGTGGCAAGAGCTTCAGCCAGAGCGCCACACTAGCTGTGCATCACCGGACCCACCTGGAGCCAGCGCCCTACATCTGCTGTGAGTGTGGGAAGAGCTTCAGCAACAGCTCCAGCTTTGGCGTGCATCACCGCACCCACACAGGTGAGAGACCTTATGAGTGCACTGAGTGTGGGCGGACCTTCAGCGATATCTCTAACTTTGGAGCTCACCAGAGGACCCACAGAGGAGAGAAGCCTTACCGGTGCACTGTGTGTGGGAAACACTTCTCCCGGAGCTCGAATCTCATCCGCCACCAGAAAACTCACTTGGGCGAGCAGGCTGGGAAAGATTCCAGCTGA